One Solirubrobacterales bacterium DNA window includes the following coding sequences:
- a CDS encoding SDR family NAD(P)-dependent oxidoreductase: MAGALQGRKVLITGASSGIGAATAEAMVAEGAAVALGARRRDRLDELASRIDGDGAKAVPIEADIADEAQAKSLVESAHAELGGLDTLINNAGVMLLGPLQGADPAEWRTMIEVNCLGLLYCTHYALPLIRDGGGGDVVNVSSVAGRVATLGAAVYNMTKWGVVGFSEALRQEGAHIGVRVTCVEPGIVDTELQGHNKNPVVVEQIEKMREATGKVLEASDIADAVVYAVSRPKHVSLNEVLVRPSGQRR, translated from the coding sequence ATGGCCGGAGCGCTGCAAGGACGGAAGGTGCTGATCACCGGTGCCTCATCCGGTATCGGGGCGGCGACGGCGGAGGCGATGGTGGCGGAGGGCGCCGCCGTCGCGCTCGGAGCGCGACGCCGGGACCGCCTTGACGAGCTCGCCTCGAGGATCGATGGCGACGGCGCCAAGGCGGTGCCGATCGAAGCCGACATCGCCGACGAGGCGCAGGCCAAGTCGCTGGTCGAGAGCGCGCACGCCGAGCTCGGCGGACTCGACACCCTGATCAACAACGCGGGCGTGATGCTGCTCGGCCCGCTCCAGGGGGCCGATCCCGCTGAATGGCGAACGATGATCGAGGTCAATTGCCTCGGGTTGCTCTACTGCACCCACTACGCCCTGCCCCTGATCCGCGACGGCGGGGGAGGGGACGTGGTCAACGTGTCCTCGGTCGCCGGCCGGGTGGCGACACTCGGCGCCGCCGTCTACAACATGACCAAGTGGGGGGTGGTCGGGTTCTCGGAGGCGCTGCGCCAGGAGGGCGCCCACATCGGCGTGCGGGTGACCTGCGTCGAACCCGGCATCGTCGATACGGAGCTTCAGGGCCACAACAAGAATCCGGTCGTGGTCGAGCAGATCGAAAAAATGCGAGAGGCGACGGGCAAGGTGCTCGAGGCGTCTGACATCGCCGACGCGGTCGTCTACGCCGTCTCACGGCCCAAGCACGTGAGCCTCAACGAGGTGCTCGTCCGTCCGTCTGGTCAAAGGCGCTGA
- a CDS encoding XRE family transcriptional regulator, producing MAAAIPRTDSVGTRVRALRDAMGLSLRDLAERTQVSPPMLSQVERGETSPTLAIAEKIAAGLDLSLSQLLRLDEDGHVVVVRRGYGRKRRRGGHRVEELTPPLPGQRADVSLHRLGPGAVTGGRDDPPMHEPGSRETAVVLEGTATLAVDGERHELRTGDSVTFDADLPHHFENNGKQAAELLAVVAAGLRRS from the coding sequence GTGGCAGCGGCGATCCCCCGCACCGACAGCGTCGGAACGCGCGTACGGGCGCTGCGCGACGCGATGGGCCTCTCGCTGAGGGACCTCGCGGAACGCACGCAGGTCAGTCCGCCGATGCTTTCCCAGGTGGAGCGTGGGGAGACGAGCCCAACCCTGGCGATCGCCGAGAAGATCGCGGCGGGCCTCGACCTGAGCCTGTCGCAGCTTCTGCGCCTGGATGAGGACGGCCACGTGGTCGTCGTGCGTCGCGGCTACGGCCGCAAGCGACGTCGCGGGGGCCATCGGGTAGAGGAGCTCACCCCGCCCCTTCCCGGCCAGCGCGCGGACGTTTCTCTGCATCGCCTGGGTCCCGGGGCTGTCACGGGCGGTCGCGACGACCCACCGATGCACGAGCCGGGAAGTCGGGAGACAGCGGTGGTCCTTGAGGGCACGGCGACGCTCGCCGTGGACGGCGAACGACACGAGCTGCGGACCGGAGACAGCGTCACCTTCGACGCAGACCTCCCACATCACTTCGAGAACAATGGAAAGCAGGCCGCGGA
- a CDS encoding 2-isopropylmalate synthase: MSGPGSVSDQDRVHIFDTTLRDGEQSPGISLNTQEKVEIGQQLARLGVDVIEAGFPITSPGDAEAVDAIARQVEGPVICGLARTHKADIDAAWQAIKPSERPRIHTFISTSDIHIEHQLQTTRDDVKGQAKAAVALARSYTEDVEFSPMDATRAEVEFTAEVCAIAVAEGATVVNIPDTVGYTTPEEYRRYFERLYELAPELRDVRISVHCHDDLGMAVANSYAGVLAGARQVECAVNGIGERAGNCSLEEIVMLLRTRRDVHGLDTGINSRELARTSRMVSRFTGYPVQPNKAVVGRNAFAHESGIHQDGVLKERTTYEIMDAREVGLESNSIVLGKHSGRHALRDALAELGFKVEGNALNQAFARFKEVADKKKQITALDLEAIVSEEMRESTERYTLESFDVAAGSHRPPSAKVTVKVPSGENAVGEATGDGPVDAIFVAIQKATGEQSELRSYTVSAVTEGEDALGEVTVMLRAHGRLASGQGVATDILEASARAYVRALSNALEGAALREAEDVAAEAAAEPATPGP; this comes from the coding sequence ATGAGCGGCCCCGGATCGGTATCCGACCAGGATCGGGTCCACATCTTCGACACCACGCTGAGGGATGGCGAGCAATCGCCGGGCATCTCGCTGAACACCCAGGAGAAGGTGGAGATTGGGCAGCAGCTCGCCCGGCTCGGAGTGGATGTGATCGAAGCGGGCTTCCCGATCACCTCCCCCGGCGACGCCGAGGCCGTGGACGCGATCGCCCGTCAGGTGGAGGGGCCCGTGATCTGCGGCCTTGCTCGAACCCACAAGGCCGACATCGATGCGGCCTGGCAGGCGATCAAGCCCTCGGAGCGCCCTCGGATCCATACCTTCATTTCGACGTCCGACATCCACATCGAGCACCAGCTCCAAACCACGCGTGACGACGTGAAGGGACAGGCAAAGGCGGCGGTGGCGCTCGCCAGGTCCTACACGGAGGACGTGGAGTTCTCGCCCATGGACGCGACTCGCGCCGAGGTGGAGTTCACGGCCGAGGTGTGCGCGATCGCGGTGGCCGAGGGGGCGACCGTGGTCAACATCCCCGACACCGTGGGCTACACGACGCCCGAGGAGTACCGCCGCTACTTCGAGCGCCTCTACGAGCTCGCGCCCGAGCTGCGCGACGTCCGCATCTCCGTTCACTGCCACGATGACCTGGGGATGGCGGTGGCCAACTCGTACGCCGGCGTGCTGGCGGGGGCCCGCCAGGTGGAGTGCGCGGTGAACGGGATCGGCGAGCGCGCCGGCAACTGTTCGCTGGAGGAGATCGTGATGCTGCTTCGCACCCGTCGCGACGTTCATGGGCTCGATACGGGGATCAACTCCCGGGAGCTGGCGCGGACCAGCCGGATGGTCTCTCGCTTCACCGGTTATCCGGTGCAGCCGAACAAGGCTGTCGTCGGCCGCAATGCCTTCGCCCACGAGTCCGGGATCCACCAGGACGGGGTGCTCAAGGAGCGCACGACCTACGAGATCATGGACGCGCGGGAGGTGGGCCTGGAGTCGAACTCGATCGTGCTGGGAAAGCATTCCGGGCGCCACGCCCTGCGGGATGCGCTGGCCGAGCTGGGCTTCAAGGTCGAGGGCAATGCGCTCAATCAGGCGTTCGCCCGGTTCAAGGAGGTCGCCGACAAGAAGAAGCAGATCACCGCGCTCGACCTGGAGGCGATCGTCTCCGAGGAGATGAGGGAATCGACGGAGCGCTACACGCTCGAATCGTTCGATGTCGCGGCCGGCTCTCACCGCCCACCGAGCGCCAAGGTGACGGTCAAGGTCCCATCGGGCGAGAACGCAGTCGGCGAGGCCACCGGCGACGGACCCGTGGACGCGATCTTCGTCGCCATCCAGAAGGCGACCGGGGAGCAGTCGGAGCTTCGCTCCTACACGGTTTCCGCGGTCACCGAGGGCGAGGACGCTCTGGGGGAGGTCACCGTGATGCTTCGCGCTCACGGCCGGCTTGCCAGCGGCCAAGGGGTTGCCACCGACATCCTCGAGGCTTCGGCCCGGGCCTATGTCCGGGCGCTGTCCAACGCGCTCGAGGGCGCCGCTCTGCGCGAGGCCGAGGATGTGGCAGCGGAAGCCGCGGCAGAGCCGGCGACGCCCGGGCCGTAG
- a CDS encoding AI-2E family transporter: protein MEAARIEPRAVVKLVAISLAVIAVAVLLAIVVLQVRTEIRWVFASLFLALAMLPAVDRVESLRIRGHKVLPRWLAILLVYVVLFGFFVFLVLQVVPPIIREFEELGSKAPGYVHDFRQWANQNQEFQDLNRKYGITQTLTQQASTIPSKLGGAANEVRIVTVSILEHLLAAITILALSFFLLLDGRSQGERLLSRVEPETATRARRIATRIARVVKSYVSVNLVLAVAAGVFTWLVLELLGVDLAVTMGVIVGFLDLVPLIGFTVGGFFVAIVAAFHNFPGALIAWLAFFLVYQQVQDRVIQPLLYKNAVQVHPAVAIVAILVGGQLAGILGALLAIPTAATIGVLIDEALLWRREGSPQAAQPEPAAD from the coding sequence GTGGAGGCCGCCCGGATCGAGCCCCGAGCCGTTGTCAAGCTAGTCGCGATTTCGCTTGCCGTGATCGCGGTCGCGGTGCTGCTGGCCATCGTCGTGCTCCAAGTGCGCACCGAGATCCGGTGGGTGTTCGCGTCCCTGTTCCTGGCGCTCGCCATGCTCCCGGCGGTGGACCGGGTGGAGAGCCTGCGGATCCGGGGCCACAAGGTGCTTCCACGCTGGCTGGCGATCCTGCTCGTCTACGTCGTCCTGTTCGGCTTCTTCGTCTTCCTGGTCCTCCAGGTGGTGCCGCCGATCATCCGCGAGTTCGAGGAGCTGGGGTCCAAGGCGCCGGGCTACGTCCATGACTTCAGGCAGTGGGCGAACCAGAATCAGGAATTCCAGGACCTGAACCGCAAGTACGGCATCACCCAGACCCTCACCCAGCAGGCGTCCACCATCCCCTCCAAGCTCGGCGGCGCCGCGAACGAGGTTCGAATCGTGACCGTGAGCATCCTTGAACACCTCCTGGCAGCAATCACGATCCTGGCCCTGAGCTTCTTCCTGCTCCTCGACGGCCGCTCCCAGGGAGAGCGCCTCCTGTCGCGGGTGGAGCCCGAGACCGCCACCCGCGCCCGCAGGATCGCGACTCGGATTGCGCGGGTCGTCAAGTCCTACGTCTCGGTCAACCTCGTGCTCGCGGTCGCCGCCGGGGTCTTCACCTGGCTGGTCCTCGAGCTGCTCGGCGTCGACCTGGCTGTGACCATGGGCGTGATCGTGGGCTTCCTGGACCTGGTGCCGTTGATCGGCTTCACGGTCGGCGGCTTTTTCGTCGCGATCGTGGCCGCTTTCCACAACTTCCCGGGCGCGCTGATTGCCTGGCTGGCCTTCTTCCTCGTCTACCAGCAGGTTCAGGACCGCGTCATCCAGCCGCTTCTGTACAAGAATGCGGTCCAGGTGCACCCGGCGGTCGCGATCGTCGCGATCCTGGTCGGCGGCCAGCTGGCGGGCATCCTCGGGGCGCTTCTGGCGATCCCGACCGCGGCGACGATCGGGGTGCTGATCGACGAAGCGCTGCTCTGGCGCCGCGAGGGTTCGCCACAGGCCGCTCAGCCCGAGCCGGCGGCCGACTGA